One window of Alosa sapidissima isolate fAloSap1 chromosome 21, fAloSap1.pri, whole genome shotgun sequence genomic DNA carries:
- the anln gene encoding anillin isoform X2, producing the protein MDPFTEKLLERTRARRENLQKKMADRPTAANRQMAKRSREPLAESNSLISEPPVEKVPLAPAAKPSPSKRRCSDENALNVAQAENVHRTHTNTPLTTDPIVDRKPPIAPTSVSPAFSLAKERPAPTPTATRGEPEPLVVASQPAPEPERVAIRPQEEAPRGRDMEMKPTAPLLERERQSVMDNAAPTTSGMRARLQKLAAQRTNWDGEGSSDVVVMDASPHKSQRYDVPPDPAPPASGTPVGRKGRLANLAATIGSWEDDLSHASGRKDNAQGAPAKPGTGTGSGNGSSGARGATPTSAAAQQSTAASKQTPTARQPPVYSPVKSDRVVLPSAQHTEAPEPRPAQPTSRALPSPVSSPQKTPLSRGAIPASPQKTLSSLGSASARSPLKSQGLYREQDAGKGSIGASPQKPGLPSKPTPAAGATADASQAHARERSTRDATPAQPKGTAGTPGVKSFLERFGERCQELNTKSSPSVAKGNSTPSATPSATPTSRLVQERLNKIQGSTTCADLTQKQKMEREMELAQIRSRFQKGNTSANKPERVKEKVDPQLKEKEVSDEHLVPSGGDLSATTETRTAERHTKPPTTVTPSPLKKVDMSAEKMAHEFKEVEKYERREEEEEQKDEEEVTEKEMNVDGSINSAVINNLFDGVLEDSNEPSADEDDDDDDDDDEGGLNISSMSLLTPLAETVAAVVKSPERKFITSTPASSFLEKSSTPDSSSRLSKFQKARILKAGSSDSLENTDGEQNLLYSIDAYRSTRVKTETERPHVKQVIVRKEDVSQRAEQQQARAASHVSIKQRMKELTNEMNLQQTVIHQASQALNCCTDEEHGKGAQVEAEAERLLLIATERRLALKTELDRLKAEGPRAERGGAGWSDGASASKGSISLLELRLPLKADFVCSTANRPESSSHYFFVMIRSGAENTVATPLASTRNALSGDALTFSTKFTLPEVSNDFEIDIEVYYLVQKRELNPDKRKKPNKSKAITPKRFLSKSSLQTPVMASPGGPNAVRTSNFVLVGSHKLTLASIGKNKFPLEKVPFLCPLEGHIYLKMQCEVGSRVEERGFLTMFEDVSGFGAWHRRWCVLSGYCISYWTYPDDEKRKNPIGRINLANCTSHRVEPVNREFCARPNTFELITVRPQRDDDRETLVSQCHNTMCVTKNWLSADTKDERNLWMQKLNQILVDLRTWQPDSCYRPV; encoded by the exons ATGGATCCATTTACAGAG AAACTTCTAGAGCGCACTCGTGCGCGGCGTGAGAATTTGCAGAAGAAGATGGCGGATAGGCCCACAGCCGCCAACCGGCAGATGGCAAAGAGGAGCCGAGAGCCCCTGGCCGAGAGCAACAGCCTGATCAGCGAGCCCCCCGTTGAAAAGG TTCCATTGGCCCCTGCTGCTAAGCCTTCGCCCTCCAAACGCCGTTGCTCAGATGAGAACGCACTCAACGTGGCCCAGGCCGAAAATgtccaccgcacacacacaaacactcctctGACCACAGACCCCATCGTCGACAGGAAGCCTCCCATCGCCCCCACAAGCGTGTCTCCAGCCTTCTCCTTGGCCAAGGAGAGACCGGCCCCCACTCCTACAGCCACCCGGGGGGAGCCCGAGCCCCTGGTCGTAGCCTCCCAGCCAGCCCCAGAGCCGGAGAGAGTGGCCATACGGCCCCAAGAGGAGGCCCCCAGGGGCCGGGACATGGAGATGAAGCCCACAGCGCCCctgctggagagggagaggcagagcgTGATGGACAACGCTGCCCCGACTACGTCCGGTATGAGGGCCCGACTGCAGAAACTGGCCGCCCAGAGGACCAACTGGGATGGCGAGG GTTCTTCTGATGTGGTCGTCATGGATGCATCGCCCCATAAGTCCCAGCGTTACGACGTGCCCCCTGACCCCGCGCCCCCGGCCTCCGGCACTCCCGTGGGCAGAAAGGGCCGCTTGGCCAACCTGGCCGCCACCATCGGGTCGTGGGAGGACGATCTGAGCCACGCTTCGGGACGCAAAGACAATGCACAAGGGGCACCAGCGAAGCCTGGCACTGGGACTGGCTCTGGGAATGGCTCCAGCGGTGCCCGCGGTGCCACTCCCACCAGTGCCGCGGCTCAGCAAAGCACAGCTGCCAGCAAGCAAACCCCCACAGCACGCCAG CCTCCAGTGTACTCTCCGGTCAAGTCCGACCGTGTGGTGTTGCCGAGTGCCCAGCACACAGAGGCTCCGGAGCCCCGTCCTGCTCAGCCCACATCCCGCGCTCTCCCCTCCCCCGTCTCCAGCCCCCAGAAGACCCCGCTCTCCAGGGGAGCTATCCCAGCCAGCCCCCAGAAAACACTCTCCTCCCTGGGCTCCGCATCTGCACGGAGCCCCCTTAAGTCCCAGGGCTTGTACCGGGAGCAGGACGCAGGAAAGGGGTCGATTGGTGCCAGTCCCCAGAAGCCAGGCTTGCCCTCCAAACCCACCCCTGCAGCTGGTGCTACTGCTGATGCCTCCCAGGCGCATGCCAGGGAGAGGAGCACCCGAGATGCCACCCCTGCCCAGCCCAAGGGCACTGCAGGGACACCAG GAGTGAAGTCCTTCCTGGAGCGCTTTGGTGAGCGGTGCCAGGAGCTGAACACTAAGAGCTCCCCGTCAGTGGCCAAGGGGAACTCCACCCCCAGCGCCACCCCGTCTGCCACCCCCACATCACGCCTGGTCCAGGAGAGGCTCAACAAGATCCAGGGCTCCACCACCTGCGCTGATCTGACCCAGAAGCAGAAGATG GAGCGAGAGATGGAGCTGGCGCAGATACGCAGTCGATTTCAGAAGGGCAACACATCAGCGAACAAACCAGAACGAGTCAAGGAGAAGGTTGATCCCCAGCTGAAG GAGAAAGAAGTCAGCGATGAGCATTTGGTGCCCTCTGGTGGTGATTTGAGCGCCACCACTGAGACCAGAACAGCAG agagacacacaaagcCCCCCACCACTGTAACTCCAAGCCCACTGAAGAAAGTAGATATGTCAGCCGAGAAGATGGCACATGAGTTCAAGGAAGTTGAGAAATATG AGAGacgtgaggaagaggaggaacagaAGGACGAAGAGGAAGTGACAGAGAAGGAAATGAACGTGGACGGCTCCATCAACTCTGCGGTGATAAACAATCTGTTTGATGGAGTCCTGGAGGACAGCAACGAGCCGAGcgctgatgaagatgatgatgatgacgacgacgacgacgaggGTGGGCTGAATATCTCGTCCATGTCTCTGCTGACCCCACTGGCGGAGACCGTGGCTGCAGTGGTCAAGAGCCCCGAGAGGAAATTCATA ACGTCCACCCCCGCCAGCTCCTTCCTGGAGAAGAGCAGCACCCCAGACAGCTCCTCCAGGCTCAGCAAGTTCCAGAAGGCCCGTATACTGAAGGCCGGTTCCTCAGACAGCCTGGAGAATACAGATGGAGAACAGAACCTACTTTACAG CATTGACGCCTACAGGTCGACTCGCGTGAAGACTGAGACGGAGAGGCCGCACGTGAAGCAGGTGATCGTCAGGAAGGAGGACGTATCCCAGAGGGCCGAGCAGCAGCAGGCCCGTGCCGCCAGCCACGTCAGCATCAAGCAGAGGATGAAG GAATTGACGAACGAGATGAACCTGCAGCAGACCGTGATCCACCAGGCCAGCCAGGCGCTGAACTGCTGCACAGACGAGGAGCACGGCAAGGGCGCTCAGGTGGAGGCCGAGGCAGAGAGACTGCTGCTCATCGCCA ctgAGCGTCGTCTGGCCCTGAAAACGGAGCTGGATCGTTTGAAGGCGGAGGGCCCCAGAGCGGAGCGGGGGGGCGCGGGTTGGTCCGATGGGGCCTCGGCCTCTAAAGGTTCCATCAGCCTGCTGGAGCTGCGACTGCCCCTCAAAGCCGACTTCGTCTGCTCCACCGCCAACCGGCCTG agtcgaGCAGCCATTACTTCTTTGTGATGATCCGTTCTGGAGCAGAGAACACAGTGGCCACGCCCCTGGCCAGCACCCGCAATGCGCTCAGTGGAGATGCCCTCACCTTCTCCACCAAGTTCACact GCCTGAAGTGTCCAATGACTTTGAGATTGACATTGAAGTGTACTACCTG GTCCAGAAGAGGGAGCTCAACCCAGACAAGAGGAAGAAGCCCAACAAGTCAAAG GCCATCACTCCCAAACGCTTCCTATCA AAGAGTAGTCTGCAGACTCCAG TGATGGCCAGTCCTGGAGGCCCCAACGCAGTGCGCACCAGCAACTTCGTCCTCGTTGGATCACACAAGCTTACGCTCGCTTCCATTGGGAAGAACAAGTTCCCTCTGGAAAAG gtgcctTTCCTGTGTCCGTTGGAAGGGCACATCTACTTGAAGATGCAGTGTGAGGTCGGCTCACGGGTGGAAGAGAGGGGCTTCCTG ACGATGTTTGAGGACGTGAGTGGTTTTGGGGCGTGGCACCGGAGATGGTGTGTGCTCTCAGGGTACTGCATCTCCTACTGGACCTACCCCGACGACGAGAAGCGCaag AACCCGATTGGGCGGATCAACCTTGCAAATTGCACGAGCCACCGGGTGGAACCGGTGAACCGTGAGTTCTGTGCGCGGCCCAACACGTTTGAGCTGATCACGGTGCGGCCACAGAGAGACGACGACAGGGAGACCCTCGTCAGCCAGTGTCACAACACCATGTGTGTCACAAA GAACTGGCTGAGTGCAGACACTAAGGACGAGAGGAATCTCTGGATGCAGAAGCTCAACCAGATCCTGGTGGATCTGCGTACATGGCAGCCAGACTCCTGCTACAGGCCTGTGTAA
- the anln gene encoding anillin isoform X1, translating into MDPFTEKLLERTRARRENLQKKMADRPTAANRQMAKRSREPLAESNSLISEPPVEKVPLAPAAKPSPSKRRCSDENALNVAQAENVHRTHTNTPLTTDPIVDRKPPIAPTSVSPAFSLAKERPAPTPTATRGEPEPLVVASQPAPEPERVAIRPQEEAPRGRDMEMKPTAPLLERERQSVMDNAAPTTSGMRARLQKLAAQRTNWDGEGSSDVVVMDASPHKSQRYDVPPDPAPPASGTPVGRKGRLANLAATIGSWEDDLSHASGRKDNAQGAPAKPGTGTGSGNGSSGARGATPTSAAAQQSTAASKQTPTARQPPVYSPVKSDRVVLPSAQHTEAPEPRPAQPTSRALPSPVSSPQKTPLSRGAIPASPQKTLSSLGSASARSPLKSQGLYREQDAGKGSIGASPQKPGLPSKPTPAAGATADASQAHARERSTRDATPAQPKGTAGTPGVKSFLERFGERCQELNTKSSPSVAKGNSTPSATPSATPTSRLVQERLNKIQGSTTCADLTQKQKMEREMELAQIRSRFQKGNTSANKPERVKEKVDPQLKEKEVSDEHLVPSGGDLSATTETRTAERHTKPPTTVTPSPLKKVDMSAEKMAHEFKEVEKYERREEEEEQKDEEEVTEKEMNVDGSINSAVINNLFDGVLEDSNEPSADEDDDDDDDDDEGGLNISSMSLLTPLAETVAAVVKSPERKFITSTPASSFLEKSSTPDSSSRLSKFQKARILKAGSSDSLENTDGEQNLLYSIDAYRSTRVKTETERPHVKQVIVRKEDVSQRAEQQQARAASHVSIKQRMKELTNEMNLQQTVIHQASQALNCCTDEEHGKGAQVEAEAERLLLIATERRLALKTELDRLKAEGPRAERGGAGWSDGASASKGSISLLELRLPLKADFVCSTANRPESSSHYFFVMIRSGAENTVATPLASTRNALSGDALTFSTKFTLPEVSNDFEIDIEVYYLVQKRELNPDKRKKPNKSKAITPKRFLSKSSLQTPVMASPGGPNAVRTSNFVLVGSHKLTLASIGKNKFPLEKIKYEGIERDLLSDMFQKKVPFLCPLEGHIYLKMQCEVGSRVEERGFLTMFEDVSGFGAWHRRWCVLSGYCISYWTYPDDEKRKNPIGRINLANCTSHRVEPVNREFCARPNTFELITVRPQRDDDRETLVSQCHNTMCVTKNWLSADTKDERNLWMQKLNQILVDLRTWQPDSCYRPV; encoded by the exons ATGGATCCATTTACAGAG AAACTTCTAGAGCGCACTCGTGCGCGGCGTGAGAATTTGCAGAAGAAGATGGCGGATAGGCCCACAGCCGCCAACCGGCAGATGGCAAAGAGGAGCCGAGAGCCCCTGGCCGAGAGCAACAGCCTGATCAGCGAGCCCCCCGTTGAAAAGG TTCCATTGGCCCCTGCTGCTAAGCCTTCGCCCTCCAAACGCCGTTGCTCAGATGAGAACGCACTCAACGTGGCCCAGGCCGAAAATgtccaccgcacacacacaaacactcctctGACCACAGACCCCATCGTCGACAGGAAGCCTCCCATCGCCCCCACAAGCGTGTCTCCAGCCTTCTCCTTGGCCAAGGAGAGACCGGCCCCCACTCCTACAGCCACCCGGGGGGAGCCCGAGCCCCTGGTCGTAGCCTCCCAGCCAGCCCCAGAGCCGGAGAGAGTGGCCATACGGCCCCAAGAGGAGGCCCCCAGGGGCCGGGACATGGAGATGAAGCCCACAGCGCCCctgctggagagggagaggcagagcgTGATGGACAACGCTGCCCCGACTACGTCCGGTATGAGGGCCCGACTGCAGAAACTGGCCGCCCAGAGGACCAACTGGGATGGCGAGG GTTCTTCTGATGTGGTCGTCATGGATGCATCGCCCCATAAGTCCCAGCGTTACGACGTGCCCCCTGACCCCGCGCCCCCGGCCTCCGGCACTCCCGTGGGCAGAAAGGGCCGCTTGGCCAACCTGGCCGCCACCATCGGGTCGTGGGAGGACGATCTGAGCCACGCTTCGGGACGCAAAGACAATGCACAAGGGGCACCAGCGAAGCCTGGCACTGGGACTGGCTCTGGGAATGGCTCCAGCGGTGCCCGCGGTGCCACTCCCACCAGTGCCGCGGCTCAGCAAAGCACAGCTGCCAGCAAGCAAACCCCCACAGCACGCCAG CCTCCAGTGTACTCTCCGGTCAAGTCCGACCGTGTGGTGTTGCCGAGTGCCCAGCACACAGAGGCTCCGGAGCCCCGTCCTGCTCAGCCCACATCCCGCGCTCTCCCCTCCCCCGTCTCCAGCCCCCAGAAGACCCCGCTCTCCAGGGGAGCTATCCCAGCCAGCCCCCAGAAAACACTCTCCTCCCTGGGCTCCGCATCTGCACGGAGCCCCCTTAAGTCCCAGGGCTTGTACCGGGAGCAGGACGCAGGAAAGGGGTCGATTGGTGCCAGTCCCCAGAAGCCAGGCTTGCCCTCCAAACCCACCCCTGCAGCTGGTGCTACTGCTGATGCCTCCCAGGCGCATGCCAGGGAGAGGAGCACCCGAGATGCCACCCCTGCCCAGCCCAAGGGCACTGCAGGGACACCAG GAGTGAAGTCCTTCCTGGAGCGCTTTGGTGAGCGGTGCCAGGAGCTGAACACTAAGAGCTCCCCGTCAGTGGCCAAGGGGAACTCCACCCCCAGCGCCACCCCGTCTGCCACCCCCACATCACGCCTGGTCCAGGAGAGGCTCAACAAGATCCAGGGCTCCACCACCTGCGCTGATCTGACCCAGAAGCAGAAGATG GAGCGAGAGATGGAGCTGGCGCAGATACGCAGTCGATTTCAGAAGGGCAACACATCAGCGAACAAACCAGAACGAGTCAAGGAGAAGGTTGATCCCCAGCTGAAG GAGAAAGAAGTCAGCGATGAGCATTTGGTGCCCTCTGGTGGTGATTTGAGCGCCACCACTGAGACCAGAACAGCAG agagacacacaaagcCCCCCACCACTGTAACTCCAAGCCCACTGAAGAAAGTAGATATGTCAGCCGAGAAGATGGCACATGAGTTCAAGGAAGTTGAGAAATATG AGAGacgtgaggaagaggaggaacagaAGGACGAAGAGGAAGTGACAGAGAAGGAAATGAACGTGGACGGCTCCATCAACTCTGCGGTGATAAACAATCTGTTTGATGGAGTCCTGGAGGACAGCAACGAGCCGAGcgctgatgaagatgatgatgatgacgacgacgacgacgaggGTGGGCTGAATATCTCGTCCATGTCTCTGCTGACCCCACTGGCGGAGACCGTGGCTGCAGTGGTCAAGAGCCCCGAGAGGAAATTCATA ACGTCCACCCCCGCCAGCTCCTTCCTGGAGAAGAGCAGCACCCCAGACAGCTCCTCCAGGCTCAGCAAGTTCCAGAAGGCCCGTATACTGAAGGCCGGTTCCTCAGACAGCCTGGAGAATACAGATGGAGAACAGAACCTACTTTACAG CATTGACGCCTACAGGTCGACTCGCGTGAAGACTGAGACGGAGAGGCCGCACGTGAAGCAGGTGATCGTCAGGAAGGAGGACGTATCCCAGAGGGCCGAGCAGCAGCAGGCCCGTGCCGCCAGCCACGTCAGCATCAAGCAGAGGATGAAG GAATTGACGAACGAGATGAACCTGCAGCAGACCGTGATCCACCAGGCCAGCCAGGCGCTGAACTGCTGCACAGACGAGGAGCACGGCAAGGGCGCTCAGGTGGAGGCCGAGGCAGAGAGACTGCTGCTCATCGCCA ctgAGCGTCGTCTGGCCCTGAAAACGGAGCTGGATCGTTTGAAGGCGGAGGGCCCCAGAGCGGAGCGGGGGGGCGCGGGTTGGTCCGATGGGGCCTCGGCCTCTAAAGGTTCCATCAGCCTGCTGGAGCTGCGACTGCCCCTCAAAGCCGACTTCGTCTGCTCCACCGCCAACCGGCCTG agtcgaGCAGCCATTACTTCTTTGTGATGATCCGTTCTGGAGCAGAGAACACAGTGGCCACGCCCCTGGCCAGCACCCGCAATGCGCTCAGTGGAGATGCCCTCACCTTCTCCACCAAGTTCACact GCCTGAAGTGTCCAATGACTTTGAGATTGACATTGAAGTGTACTACCTG GTCCAGAAGAGGGAGCTCAACCCAGACAAGAGGAAGAAGCCCAACAAGTCAAAG GCCATCACTCCCAAACGCTTCCTATCA AAGAGTAGTCTGCAGACTCCAG TGATGGCCAGTCCTGGAGGCCCCAACGCAGTGCGCACCAGCAACTTCGTCCTCGTTGGATCACACAAGCTTACGCTCGCTTCCATTGGGAAGAACAAGTTCCCTCTGGAAAAG ATCAAATATGAAGGGATTGAGAGAGACCTTCTCAGTGACATGTTTCAGAAAAAG gtgcctTTCCTGTGTCCGTTGGAAGGGCACATCTACTTGAAGATGCAGTGTGAGGTCGGCTCACGGGTGGAAGAGAGGGGCTTCCTG ACGATGTTTGAGGACGTGAGTGGTTTTGGGGCGTGGCACCGGAGATGGTGTGTGCTCTCAGGGTACTGCATCTCCTACTGGACCTACCCCGACGACGAGAAGCGCaag AACCCGATTGGGCGGATCAACCTTGCAAATTGCACGAGCCACCGGGTGGAACCGGTGAACCGTGAGTTCTGTGCGCGGCCCAACACGTTTGAGCTGATCACGGTGCGGCCACAGAGAGACGACGACAGGGAGACCCTCGTCAGCCAGTGTCACAACACCATGTGTGTCACAAA GAACTGGCTGAGTGCAGACACTAAGGACGAGAGGAATCTCTGGATGCAGAAGCTCAACCAGATCCTGGTGGATCTGCGTACATGGCAGCCAGACTCCTGCTACAGGCCTGTGTAA
- the anln gene encoding anillin isoform X3, which produces MDPFTEKLLERTRARRENLQKKMADRPTAANRQMAKRSREPLAESNSLISEPPVEKVPLAPAAKPSPSKRRCSDENALNVAQAENVHRTHTNTPLTTDPIVDRKPPIAPTSVSPAFSLAKERPAPTPTATRGEPEPLVVASQPAPEPERVAIRPQEEAPRGRDMEMKPTAPLLERERQSVMDNAAPTTSGMRARLQKLAAQRTNWDGEGSSDVVVMDASPHKSQRYDVPPDPAPPASGTPVGRKGRLANLAATIGSWEDDLSHASGRKDNAQGAPAKPGTGTGSGNGSSGARGATPTSAAAQQSTAASKQTPTARQPPVYSPVKSDRVVLPSAQHTEAPEPRPAQPTSRALPSPVSSPQKTPLSRGAIPASPQKTLSSLGSASARSPLKSQGLYREQDAGKGSIGASPQKPGLPSKPTPAAGATADASQAHARERSTRDATPAQPKGTAGTPGVKSFLERFGERCQELNTKSSPSVAKGNSTPSATPSATPTSRLVQERLNKIQGSTTCADLTQKQKMEREMELAQIRSRFQKGNTSANKPERVKEKVDPQLKEKEVSDEHLVPSGGDLSATTETRTAERHTKPPTTVTPSPLKKVDMSAEKMAHEFKEVEKYERREEEEEQKDEEEVTEKEMNVDGSINSAVINNLFDGVLEDSNEPSADEDDDDDDDDDEGGLNISSMSLLTPLAETVAAVVKSPERKFITSTPASSFLEKSSTPDSSSRLSKFQKARILKAGSSDSLENTDGEQNLLYSIDAYRSTRVKTETERPHVKQVIVRKEDVSQRAEQQQARAASHVSIKQRMKELTNEMNLQQTVIHQASQALNCCTDEEHGKGAQVEAEAERLLLIATERRLALKTELDRLKAEGPRAERGGAGWSDGASASKGSISLLELRLPLKADFVCSTANRPESSSHYFFVMIRSGAENTVATPLASTRNALSGDALTFSTKFTLPEVSNDFEIDIEVYYLVQKRELNPDKRKKPNKSKILLAHIHDLHGMCFTVRHMLSKPPPPPTP; this is translated from the exons ATGGATCCATTTACAGAG AAACTTCTAGAGCGCACTCGTGCGCGGCGTGAGAATTTGCAGAAGAAGATGGCGGATAGGCCCACAGCCGCCAACCGGCAGATGGCAAAGAGGAGCCGAGAGCCCCTGGCCGAGAGCAACAGCCTGATCAGCGAGCCCCCCGTTGAAAAGG TTCCATTGGCCCCTGCTGCTAAGCCTTCGCCCTCCAAACGCCGTTGCTCAGATGAGAACGCACTCAACGTGGCCCAGGCCGAAAATgtccaccgcacacacacaaacactcctctGACCACAGACCCCATCGTCGACAGGAAGCCTCCCATCGCCCCCACAAGCGTGTCTCCAGCCTTCTCCTTGGCCAAGGAGAGACCGGCCCCCACTCCTACAGCCACCCGGGGGGAGCCCGAGCCCCTGGTCGTAGCCTCCCAGCCAGCCCCAGAGCCGGAGAGAGTGGCCATACGGCCCCAAGAGGAGGCCCCCAGGGGCCGGGACATGGAGATGAAGCCCACAGCGCCCctgctggagagggagaggcagagcgTGATGGACAACGCTGCCCCGACTACGTCCGGTATGAGGGCCCGACTGCAGAAACTGGCCGCCCAGAGGACCAACTGGGATGGCGAGG GTTCTTCTGATGTGGTCGTCATGGATGCATCGCCCCATAAGTCCCAGCGTTACGACGTGCCCCCTGACCCCGCGCCCCCGGCCTCCGGCACTCCCGTGGGCAGAAAGGGCCGCTTGGCCAACCTGGCCGCCACCATCGGGTCGTGGGAGGACGATCTGAGCCACGCTTCGGGACGCAAAGACAATGCACAAGGGGCACCAGCGAAGCCTGGCACTGGGACTGGCTCTGGGAATGGCTCCAGCGGTGCCCGCGGTGCCACTCCCACCAGTGCCGCGGCTCAGCAAAGCACAGCTGCCAGCAAGCAAACCCCCACAGCACGCCAG CCTCCAGTGTACTCTCCGGTCAAGTCCGACCGTGTGGTGTTGCCGAGTGCCCAGCACACAGAGGCTCCGGAGCCCCGTCCTGCTCAGCCCACATCCCGCGCTCTCCCCTCCCCCGTCTCCAGCCCCCAGAAGACCCCGCTCTCCAGGGGAGCTATCCCAGCCAGCCCCCAGAAAACACTCTCCTCCCTGGGCTCCGCATCTGCACGGAGCCCCCTTAAGTCCCAGGGCTTGTACCGGGAGCAGGACGCAGGAAAGGGGTCGATTGGTGCCAGTCCCCAGAAGCCAGGCTTGCCCTCCAAACCCACCCCTGCAGCTGGTGCTACTGCTGATGCCTCCCAGGCGCATGCCAGGGAGAGGAGCACCCGAGATGCCACCCCTGCCCAGCCCAAGGGCACTGCAGGGACACCAG GAGTGAAGTCCTTCCTGGAGCGCTTTGGTGAGCGGTGCCAGGAGCTGAACACTAAGAGCTCCCCGTCAGTGGCCAAGGGGAACTCCACCCCCAGCGCCACCCCGTCTGCCACCCCCACATCACGCCTGGTCCAGGAGAGGCTCAACAAGATCCAGGGCTCCACCACCTGCGCTGATCTGACCCAGAAGCAGAAGATG GAGCGAGAGATGGAGCTGGCGCAGATACGCAGTCGATTTCAGAAGGGCAACACATCAGCGAACAAACCAGAACGAGTCAAGGAGAAGGTTGATCCCCAGCTGAAG GAGAAAGAAGTCAGCGATGAGCATTTGGTGCCCTCTGGTGGTGATTTGAGCGCCACCACTGAGACCAGAACAGCAG agagacacacaaagcCCCCCACCACTGTAACTCCAAGCCCACTGAAGAAAGTAGATATGTCAGCCGAGAAGATGGCACATGAGTTCAAGGAAGTTGAGAAATATG AGAGacgtgaggaagaggaggaacagaAGGACGAAGAGGAAGTGACAGAGAAGGAAATGAACGTGGACGGCTCCATCAACTCTGCGGTGATAAACAATCTGTTTGATGGAGTCCTGGAGGACAGCAACGAGCCGAGcgctgatgaagatgatgatgatgacgacgacgacgacgaggGTGGGCTGAATATCTCGTCCATGTCTCTGCTGACCCCACTGGCGGAGACCGTGGCTGCAGTGGTCAAGAGCCCCGAGAGGAAATTCATA ACGTCCACCCCCGCCAGCTCCTTCCTGGAGAAGAGCAGCACCCCAGACAGCTCCTCCAGGCTCAGCAAGTTCCAGAAGGCCCGTATACTGAAGGCCGGTTCCTCAGACAGCCTGGAGAATACAGATGGAGAACAGAACCTACTTTACAG CATTGACGCCTACAGGTCGACTCGCGTGAAGACTGAGACGGAGAGGCCGCACGTGAAGCAGGTGATCGTCAGGAAGGAGGACGTATCCCAGAGGGCCGAGCAGCAGCAGGCCCGTGCCGCCAGCCACGTCAGCATCAAGCAGAGGATGAAG GAATTGACGAACGAGATGAACCTGCAGCAGACCGTGATCCACCAGGCCAGCCAGGCGCTGAACTGCTGCACAGACGAGGAGCACGGCAAGGGCGCTCAGGTGGAGGCCGAGGCAGAGAGACTGCTGCTCATCGCCA ctgAGCGTCGTCTGGCCCTGAAAACGGAGCTGGATCGTTTGAAGGCGGAGGGCCCCAGAGCGGAGCGGGGGGGCGCGGGTTGGTCCGATGGGGCCTCGGCCTCTAAAGGTTCCATCAGCCTGCTGGAGCTGCGACTGCCCCTCAAAGCCGACTTCGTCTGCTCCACCGCCAACCGGCCTG agtcgaGCAGCCATTACTTCTTTGTGATGATCCGTTCTGGAGCAGAGAACACAGTGGCCACGCCCCTGGCCAGCACCCGCAATGCGCTCAGTGGAGATGCCCTCACCTTCTCCACCAAGTTCACact GCCTGAAGTGTCCAATGACTTTGAGATTGACATTGAAGTGTACTACCTG GTCCAGAAGAGGGAGCTCAACCCAGACAAGAGGAAGAAGCCCAACAAGTCAAAG ATTCTGCTGGCGCACATTCATGATCTCCACGGCATGTGCTTCACGGTACGCCACATGCTGTCCAAGCCCccgcccccacccaccccttgA